A single window of Gossypium arboreum isolate Shixiya-1 chromosome 13, ASM2569848v2, whole genome shotgun sequence DNA harbors:
- the LOC108463203 gene encoding photosynthetic NDH subunit of lumenal location 2, chloroplastic: MTSFTNSTFFIHVNQKFPTPQSHHCSRLSLPIIRASFQPQQNNVIISNRRKLVTTFLATSLAALGLNGTPVAVAENWGTHSFLRERFFEPGLSPEDAAARIKQTAEGLHSMRDMLDTMSWRYVMFYIRLKQAYLSQDLKNAMSTLPQGRKDLYVKTANELVDNMAEFDYYVRTPKVYESYLYYEMTLKSIDDLVALLG, encoded by the exons ATGACCTCCTTCACTAATTCAACATTCTTCATCCATGTCAACCAGAAATTCCCTACACCCCAAAGTCACCATTGCAGCAGACTCTCCCTCCCCATAATCCGAGCATCGTTTCAACCCCAACAAAACAATGTAATAATCAGCAACCGGCGAAAACTTGTAACAACGTTTCTTGCTACTTCACTAGCAGCACTAGGGCTTAATGGCACACCTGTAGCAGTAGCAGAGAATTGGGGCACACATTCGTTTCTCAGGGAACGGTTTTTCGAGCCCGGGTTGTCTCCGGAAGATGCCGCCGCCAGAATTAAACAAACTGCCGAGGGGTTACATAGCATGAGAGACATGTTGGACACCATGTCATGGAGGTATGTCATGTTTTATATTCGACTAAAGCAAGCTTATCTTTCTCAGGATTTGAAGAATGCCATGAGTACATTGCCTCAAGGTCGAAAAGATTTATACGTGAAAACAGCAAATGAATTGGTGGATAACATGGCTGAG TTCGATTATTACGTTCGCACACCGAAAGTATACGAATCGTACTTGTACTACGAGATGACATTGAAATCCATAGATGATCTAGTTGCATTATTGGGGTAG